In the Osmerus eperlanus chromosome 27, fOsmEpe2.1, whole genome shotgun sequence genome, one interval contains:
- the smad9 gene encoding mothers against decapentaplegic homolog 9, with the protein MHSTTTSITSLFSFTSPAVKRLLGWKQGDEEEKWAEKAVDSLVKKLKKKKGAMEELERALSSPGQPSKCVTIPRSLDGRLQVSHRKGLPHVIYCRVWRWPDLQSHHELKALDCCEFPFGAKQKDICINPYHYRRVETPVLPPVLVPRHSEFNPQHSLLAKFRNASLHNEPLMPQNATYPDSFPPLPCSTFSSSPSSSSLTQSSGTHSYPNSPSSAAEPGSSPYHITETPPPPYSMMETGPQEDVKPGDTANTNKLTFSAPHRDLRPVCYEEPEYWCSVAYYELNNRVGETFHASSRSVLVDGFTDPSNNKNRFCLGLLSNVNRNSTIEHTRRHIGKGVHLYYVGGEVYAECLSDSSIFVQSRNCNHQHGFHATTVCKIPSGCSLKIFNNQLFAQLLSQSVNHGFEVVYELTKMCTIRMSFVKGWGAEYHRQDVTSTPCWIEVHLHGPLQWLDKVLTQMGSPHNPISSVS; encoded by the exons ATgcactccaccaccacctccatcacttCGCTCTTCTCCTTCACCAGCCCGGCAGTGAAGCGCCTGCTGGGATGGAAACagggggacgaggaggagaagtgGGCGGAGAAGGCCGTCGACTCTCTGGTGAAGaagctgaagaagaagaagggagcgatggaggagttggagagagCCCTCAGCTCACCCGGACAGCCAA GCAAGTGCGTGACCATCCCCCGCTCCCTGGACGGGCGGCTGCAGGTGTCCCACAGGAAGGGCCTCCCCCATGTGATCTACTGCCGGGTGTGGCGCTGGCCCGACCTGCAGTCCCACCACGAGCTCAAGGCCCTGGACTGCTGCGAGTTCCCCTTCGGGGCCAAACAGAAGGACATCTGCATCAACCCCTACCACTACAGACGGGTCGAGACCCCAG tgcTGCCCCCGGTGTTGGTCCCCCGCCACAGCGAGTTTAACCCCCAGCACAGCCTGCTGGCCAAGTTCCGCAACGCCTCCTTGCACAACGAACCTCTGATGCCCCAGAACGCCACCTACCCggactccttccctcccctgccctgctccaccttctcctcctccccctcctcctcctctctcacccagtCCTCCGGCACCCACAGCTACCCCAACTCTCCCAGCAGTGCAGCGGAGCCTGGAAGCAGCCCCTATCACAtcacag agacaccaccacccccctacAGCATGATGGAAACTGGGCCCCAGGAGGACGTGAAGCCTGGAGACACAGCAAACACCAACAAACTCACCTTCTCCGCCCCTCACAGag ACCTGCGGCCGGTGTGCTACGAGGAGCCAGAGTACTGGTGTTCGGTAGCGTACTACGAGCTCAACAACCGGGTCGGGGAGACCTTCCACGCCTCCTCCCGGAGCGTCCTGGTCGACGGCTTCACCGACCCGTCCAACAACAAGAACCGCTTCTGCCTGGGCCTGCTGTCCAACGTCAACCGGAACTCCACCATCGAGCACACGCGCAGACACATCGGCAAAG gagTGCACCTGTACTACGTGGGCGGGGAGGTTTACGCTGAGTGCCTGAGCGACAGCAGCATCTTTGTCCAGAGCCGCAACTGCAACCACCAGCACGGCTTCCACGCCACCACCGTGTGCAAGATCCCCAGCGGCTGCAGCCTGAAGATCTTCAACAACCAGCTGTTCGCCCAGCTGCTGTCCCAGTCCGTCAACCACGGCTTCGAGGTCGTCTACGAGCTCACCAAGATGTGCACCATCCGCATGAGCTTCGTCAAG GGCTGGGGTGCCGAGTACCACCGCCAAGATGTCACCAGCACCCCCTGCTGGATAGAGGTGCATCTGCATGGACCACTACAGTGGCTGGACAAGGTGCTCACTCAAATGGGCTCACCTCACAACCCCATTTCCTCTGTCTCctaa
- the rfxap gene encoding regulatory factor X-associated protein isoform X1 yields MSEDDTSSANNNKDSSISLLLTKDGQTYYVDKSGVVDSRNVVTPQESENNMYSYDMDDPDEESDVLDTSDPRDSAPSPDDPNDEEAFGENENVSKSCTYEGCPETTNQVAKQRKPWMCKKHRNKMYKDKYKKKKSDQAMSSGKLEVYQDSSEERPVSVNKQRLGSVGDRPTRPSLIEQVLNQKRLSLLRSPEVISFLQQQQRLLTQQTHSQSQQEFQGC; encoded by the exons ATGAGTGAAGATGACACCTCATCAGCGAATAATAACAAAGACTCGAGCATTTCGCTTTTGCTCACCAAGGATGGACAGACATACTATGTGGACAAGAGCGGCGTGGTCGATAGTAGAAATGTAGTCACGCCGCAGGAATCCGAAAACAACATGTACTCGTACGACATGGATGACCCTGACGAGGAGAGCGACGTGCTGGATACATCTGATCCGAGGGATAGCGCTCCAAGTCCCGATGACCCGAACGACGAAGAGGCTTTCGGCGAGAATgagaacgtctccaaatcctgcACGTATGAGGGTTGTCCAGAGACCACAAACCAGGTCGCGAAGCAGAGGAAACCATGGATGTGTAAAAAGCACCGCAACAAGATGTACAAAGACAagtacaagaagaagaagagtgaCCAGGCGATGTCTAGTGGAAAACTTGAAGT GTACCAGGACAGCTCTGAGGAAAGGCCTGTTTCTGTCAACAAGCAACGTTTAGGGAGTGTTGGGGACCGGCCAACCAGACCCTCGCTCATAGAACAGGTGCTCAACCAGAAGAGACTG tctCTCCTGAGAAGTCCTGAGGTCATCAGCTTCCTGCAACAGCAGCAACGACTTCTGACCCAGCAGAcccacagccaatcacagcaggaGTTCCAGGGCTGCTAG
- the rfxap gene encoding regulatory factor X-associated protein isoform X2, whose product MSEDDTSSANNNKDSSISLLLTKDGQTYYVDKSGVVDSRNVVTPQESENNMYSYDMDDPDEESDVLDTSDPRDSAPSPDDPNDEEAFGENENVSKSCTYEGCPETTNQVAKQRKPWMCKKHRNKMYKDKYKKKKSDQAMSSGKLEDSSEERPVSVNKQRLGSVGDRPTRPSLIEQVLNQKRLSLLRSPEVISFLQQQQRLLTQQTHSQSQQEFQGC is encoded by the exons ATGAGTGAAGATGACACCTCATCAGCGAATAATAACAAAGACTCGAGCATTTCGCTTTTGCTCACCAAGGATGGACAGACATACTATGTGGACAAGAGCGGCGTGGTCGATAGTAGAAATGTAGTCACGCCGCAGGAATCCGAAAACAACATGTACTCGTACGACATGGATGACCCTGACGAGGAGAGCGACGTGCTGGATACATCTGATCCGAGGGATAGCGCTCCAAGTCCCGATGACCCGAACGACGAAGAGGCTTTCGGCGAGAATgagaacgtctccaaatcctgcACGTATGAGGGTTGTCCAGAGACCACAAACCAGGTCGCGAAGCAGAGGAAACCATGGATGTGTAAAAAGCACCGCAACAAGATGTACAAAGACAagtacaagaagaagaagagtgaCCAGGCGATGTCTAGTGGAAAACTTGAA GACAGCTCTGAGGAAAGGCCTGTTTCTGTCAACAAGCAACGTTTAGGGAGTGTTGGGGACCGGCCAACCAGACCCTCGCTCATAGAACAGGTGCTCAACCAGAAGAGACTG tctCTCCTGAGAAGTCCTGAGGTCATCAGCTTCCTGCAACAGCAGCAACGACTTCTGACCCAGCAGAcccacagccaatcacagcaggaGTTCCAGGGCTGCTAG